One segment of Candidatus Falkowbacteria bacterium DNA contains the following:
- the mrdA gene encoding penicillin-binding protein 2: MMISRRRQSNRKDPFVIQEGKLSYGNFNGKFHLNWVEEAFTPTERGEETVGNHLPPKYIYFLRVIVAIFLTILGSRLLWLQIAKGDYYRDLANGNRLRLEHPEANRGIIYDANGKDLVHNVANFLLYCVPADLPKDSSERDKLIDHLADITKGFDATEIKTKLNDLKPSKIEYYQPLFLADNIEYDQALKIYLESFSVPGITLSSASRRNYDLPTLSLSHVLGYTGKISPEEYSANSDVYSSIDYIGKVGLEKSWEEELRGIPGLKQVEVDALGKEKKVVSETPSVPGNNLLLSLDVTAQQKLEAIMATYLAKVGLKKGSAVVLNPQTGEIISLISLPAYDNNIFARGVTKDEYKALADNPDNPLFSRAVSGEYPSGSTIKPIYAAAALQEKIITESTSFLSTGGLRVGQWIFPDWKAGGHGQTNVKKAIAESVNTFFYYIGGGYDNFVGLGIDKMVFYLRKFLLGAPLGIDLPHEGSGFVPTKEWKETTKKEKWYIGDTYHVAIGQGDLIVTPLQVAAYTMYFANSGTIYRPHVVKEIVKPSGESVKKIEPQILAKGMIDQSNIQVVREGMRQTVTSGSARSMSSLPVEAAGKTGTAQWSTKKDPHSWFTGFAPFNNPSIVITVLVEEGKGGDLIASPVAREFMQWYFGEYKKVK; encoded by the coding sequence ATGATGATTTCACGTCGTCGACAATCTAATCGTAAAGATCCTTTTGTAATTCAAGAAGGTAAGCTTAGTTACGGAAATTTCAATGGTAAATTTCATCTTAATTGGGTTGAAGAAGCTTTTACACCAACCGAACGCGGCGAAGAAACGGTTGGTAATCATTTACCACCAAAATATATTTATTTTTTGCGCGTGATTGTGGCGATCTTTTTAACTATTTTGGGTAGTCGTTTATTATGGCTACAGATTGCCAAAGGGGATTACTATCGTGACTTGGCGAATGGAAATCGATTGCGTTTAGAGCATCCTGAAGCTAATCGAGGAATCATTTATGATGCCAATGGAAAAGATTTGGTTCATAACGTTGCTAATTTTTTGCTATATTGCGTGCCTGCAGATTTACCAAAAGATTCAAGCGAGCGAGATAAGTTAATTGATCATTTAGCAGATATTACCAAAGGTTTTGATGCAACAGAAATTAAAACTAAATTAAATGATTTAAAACCATCAAAGATTGAATATTATCAACCATTATTTTTGGCTGACAATATTGAGTATGATCAAGCTCTAAAAATTTATTTAGAATCATTTTCAGTGCCCGGTATTACCTTGTCTAGCGCTAGTCGCCGTAATTATGATTTACCTACTTTGTCTCTATCCCATGTCTTAGGTTATACCGGAAAAATTAGCCCAGAAGAATATTCGGCTAATTCAGATGTATATTCATCGATTGATTATATTGGAAAAGTTGGTTTAGAAAAATCATGGGAAGAAGAATTACGCGGCATTCCCGGTCTGAAACAAGTTGAAGTTGATGCTTTAGGCAAAGAAAAAAAAGTTGTTAGTGAAACGCCTTCTGTTCCAGGAAATAATCTACTCTTATCTTTAGACGTCACAGCGCAACAAAAGCTAGAAGCTATTATGGCAACCTACTTAGCCAAAGTTGGTTTAAAAAAAGGCTCTGCTGTGGTGCTCAATCCACAAACAGGCGAAATAATATCCTTAATTAGTTTGCCAGCCTATGATAACAATATTTTTGCACGTGGCGTTACTAAAGATGAGTATAAAGCCTTAGCTGATAATCCTGACAATCCTTTATTTAGTCGAGCGGTTTCTGGCGAATATCCATCTGGCTCCACGATTAAGCCGATTTACGCCGCGGCCGCTTTGCAAGAAAAGATTATTACTGAATCAACTTCGTTTCTTAGTACCGGAGGTTTAAGAGTAGGGCAGTGGATTTTTCCAGACTGGAAAGCTGGTGGACATGGACAAACTAATGTTAAAAAAGCGATTGCTGAATCAGTTAACACTTTCTTTTATTACATCGGAGGTGGCTATGATAATTTTGTTGGCTTGGGCATTGATAAAATGGTTTTCTATTTAAGAAAGTTTTTATTAGGCGCTCCTTTAGGTATTGATTTACCTCATGAAGGTTCTGGTTTTGTCCCAACTAAAGAATGGAAAGAAACTACCAAAAAAGAAAAGTGGTATATTGGTGACACTTACCACGTAGCGATTGGTCAGGGAGATTTAATTGTTACGCCATTGCAGGTTGCAGCTTATACTATGTACTTTGCTAACAGCGGAACAATTTATCGTCCACATGTCGTTAAAGAAATTGTTAAGCCAAGTGGTGAATCAGTTAAGAAGATTGAACCTCAGATTTTAGCTAAGGGCATGATTGATCAATCAAATATTCAGGTTGTGCGTGAAGGCATGCGTCAAACCGTGACCTCTGGTTCGGCGCGCAGTATGAGCAGCTTGCCAGTCGAGGCGGCCGGTAAAACTGGAACGGCGCAGTGGTCAACTAAAAAAGATCCACACTCTTGGTTTACGGGTTTTGCGCCTTTCAATAATCCATCGATCGTAATTACGGTTTTAGTTGAAGAAGGTAAAGGAGGGGACTTAATTGCTTCGCCTGTTGCGCGCGAGTTTATGCAGTGGTATTTTGGGGAATATAAGAAAGTAAAATAA
- a CDS encoding nucleotide exchange factor GrpE, which produces MDEQEEQIVDQADDNHDDCQKRCDELDHKYKLALADYQNLLKQTAKERIDLAMYANEALILELLPVYDNLKLTLVHYPSDGDKNWLIGLQHVIQQFKKTLEDNGIKEIETKDKKFDHNLMEAVETTDSTDKKLDETVANELKGGYLLHDKVIIPARVSVYKISAKGGSAPGGKN; this is translated from the coding sequence ATGGACGAACAAGAGGAACAAATAGTTGATCAGGCAGATGATAATCATGACGATTGTCAAAAACGCTGCGATGAATTAGATCATAAATACAAATTAGCCTTAGCTGACTATCAAAATTTATTAAAGCAGACCGCTAAGGAAAGAATTGATTTAGCAATGTATGCTAACGAAGCTTTAATCTTAGAATTACTTCCGGTGTATGATAATTTAAAACTTACCCTAGTTCATTATCCCTCTGACGGAGATAAGAATTGGTTAATTGGTTTACAGCATGTTATTCAGCAATTTAAAAAGACATTAGAAGATAATGGAATAAAAGAGATTGAAACTAAAGATAAAAAGTTTGATCACAATTTAATGGAAGCAGTCGAGACCACAGATAGCACAGATAAAAAATTGGATGAAACAGTAGCTAATGAGTTGAAGGGTGGTTATCTCTTGCATGACAAAGTAATTATCCCAGCAAGAGTTTCGGTTTATAAAATTTCCGCCAAAGGCGGATCCGCCCCTGGCGGAAAAAATTAA
- a CDS encoding Hsp20/alpha crystallin family protein has translation MSSLIKWMPMLEPFEEMGSIPAIDMYEDKDNVIVETQLAGIDPAKVDISIENDILSIKGEAEKQSEIDEKNYYRKEIRRGSFYRSVQLPTHVLGNEAKAISESGILKIMIPKAPEAKPNKIKIETK, from the coding sequence ATGAGCTCACTAATTAAATGGATGCCAATGCTTGAGCCATTTGAAGAAATGGGAAGCATTCCGGCCATCGACATGTATGAAGATAAAGATAATGTCATTGTAGAGACACAACTTGCTGGAATTGATCCAGCTAAGGTCGATATCTCAATTGAGAATGATATTTTATCAATTAAAGGCGAAGCTGAGAAACAAAGTGAAATTGACGAAAAGAATTATTACCGGAAAGAGATTCGTCGTGGTAGCTTCTACCGCAGCGTTCAACTACCGACTCATGTTTTAGGCAATGAAGCGAAGGCAATTTCAGAATCTGGTATTTTAAAGATCATGATTCCGAAAGCGCCAGAAGCGAAGCCGAATAAGATAAAGATCGAGACTAAATAA